A window of Tachyglossus aculeatus isolate mTacAcu1 chromosome 21, mTacAcu1.pri, whole genome shotgun sequence genomic DNA:
tgcccaCCTTCTTGCACAACCCCCACTTGTCTATTTTGCCGGCGACTCGTTGCTCCCTGCCCCGTCACCCCCCAAGACCACCGCCGCTCCCCACCTTGGTCTTCAGGGcgaggcccaggccggcctcacCGAAATCGGTCTCGGGGAAACCACCATCGAGTACGGCTCCTATTGGCTCAACTTTATTTTCAATCCAGGACGGCACGCGGGAGAGGCGGGGGTGGGATTTTAACCGGAACGAAGAGGCggaggaggatttggggaggggatggCTCAGTTCAGGGAGGGAGGAACCTAAGCGAAACAGCTTCCGCCGCTGTGGAAGCCGACCCCGGATGGGCCCCCTTCccggctggggggtgggaggccacGTTGGGCGCGCCGGCCCGGCTTCGGAAACCACGGGGGGTCCGGTCACCCCTAAATGGAGAGTAGCGGCCACAGGGCCGGCGACCCCGCCGCGCGATGGGAGGGATGGGCCGCAGCACAGAGCTCCCGACCCTTCCCGCCCGCCCCGGGGGTCCCGTCTGCGGGGCGCTTGCCGGTCCCGCCCGGCTCTATTTCTTCCGGCCTCCtctctccttgagggccaggtggATCACGGCACCGTTGGCCATGTTGTAGTACGCCAGGGAGTTGGAATCCTTGATGAAGATGCCCTGCGGGGGACGGGGCGGAGAGGGGGGTCGGCACGGTGGGTCCGTACCTCATCCAGGGCAGAGTCCAACGGACTTTGCAAGGGGGTCTGGGCCCGTGGCCGAGGACCGGAGCTCCCCCGGATCTCCGGGGCCCAGATCTCGGGCCGGGGGAGCTGGGAAAGTTGGGGCGGGGGCGACCGTACCCACCGGGCAACTCACCTCGTACTGCAGCTTCTGCTTCCCGGCCGGCATGCCCGTGGCCTCGTGGATCTTCACCTTGATGACGGAGACCTGCGGGGCAGAGACCAGAGGGCGGTTCGACGGCCCGGGGGCAGCCACGAGGACTGGtgggggagggcgaggggagaACCGGCTCCGGGAGCCGGGCACCTACCTGGTCCGGGAGCGGGAGGGTGAAGACCAGCGCCTGGCCGTTCAGCTTCCATTCGGTCTTGTCCTGCATGTTAGGGACCTGGACTTTGATGGTGACGGGGCCCTGGGGACGAGAGGACGGGTCAGAGCGGGCCACGGTCACCCGGTCCGACCCCGGGAGGTTGGCCGCTGcctcagtcctcctcctcctccgggacaTTTCTAGTTTCCGACTAGCGGGTCCCGTAAGGCCCAGGCTCCTCCCCGACCGTCTCATCCCCACACGGCCTCTTCCGGCTCTGCCCCAAATGCCAAGGCGAGGGACCAGCTTGGGCGGGAGCGTTTTCCACGGGGGCAGCAGCCGACCTGGACGCTCCCTGCCCTGGCTCTCTCCCGGTGTGGTCCAGGGGAGGGGGCCGCCCACCTTGTTCCTGCGGAGAAACTCCTCCTCTGGCATCAGGCTGTCCTCCGTCTTGAGCTTCTTGGACGCCGGCTCGTCCTCGAGGGGAGGCGGAGGGTGGACGGGAGCCATGGGGGCCGGTGCCGGGACCGGGGCCACAGGCGGGGCGGGGACGAACGCTGGcatacagagagggagacagagacggtgAGCCTCcccgggggggcaggggagacgaGGTGCCCACCCCAGGTTCCAGGCCTCCGGCAGGCTCTGGCCCACACCAGCCAGCTCAGCCCAAGTCTCCCCCACGGAGCCCACCCGGACGGCCTCCGTCGTCGCCCGCTCTCCcgccccacatcctcccctggtcGCTGAGGCGCGGGCTTGGAACCACTCCAGTCAGCTCGGTGGGCGGCAGGGCAGCGGGTTCGCCTTGGGTGCCCGGGCACCCACCCGCCCCAACCCGGCTGATCACTGACCTGTGGGGACGATCATAGGGGGCGGGCGGGGCGCCATGATGGGCGGGGCGGAGGGCGGCATGGGCACCACGTTGATGCGGGGGGCGTGGATGATGGGCGGCATGGGGGCGATGACCGAGCCCGGGGGCAGGCGGACCACCGACGCCATCGGGGGCCGGGGCATGACGGGCACCGCAGACACCACCGTGGCGCGGACCGGGGGGGGCATCTGccgagggagggcgggagggacggCGTGTCAGGTCAGCCCACCTCCCCGCGGAGGAACCACCTGCCCACCCGCCCGAGGGCTCCAGCACCCAAGCCATCGACTCCATTCCCGGGCTGCGGGCAGGGAGACCGGAGCCCGGGGAAGCCCTACCGTACCAGCTCTCCACAACGGGCACCGCAGAACCGGATTCGCTTCCCTCAGCAGGGATAGAGCAGCACGGGCCCCCCTCCCGACAGTGACCGGCCCGGACTCGGGGGCCAAAACCTCCGTGCCCGTCCCCGATTCGCCCCAACGGCCCTGCCACGAGGGGGGCCCCGAGCCGGGGCTTACCGCGGGGGGTCGGGGCACGGAGGTGATGGGGGGCGCCGAGGTGGGGATGTTGGGGGCGGACGAAGGAGGGGGCGGCTGGGGGATCTCGTTGGGCTTGCTGGGCCCGATCTTCTCCTTGCTGTCGTCCTCGGGCACCAGCCCCTTGGCTTTGTGGATGGCCTCGATCTGCTCCTGGAGCGTGATGTTGGCCTGGGCGGCCTGCTGGGTGCGGGCCATGCTGCCCGAGTGGCCGTCCCAGGtcacctggggagagggaggaaggccgGCCGCTCAGCGCTCCGCCCGCGTCGGGGGTCGGCCCCCGGGGCCcgccggggcgggcggggggcggaggccCGGCCGGCCTAGACCGCACCTTTTCCTCCGGCTTCTGGATCTCCTCCTCGCCGATCTTCTTGCCGATGGCGGTCTCCTCCACGCCGAAGATGTCGGTACGGCGCTCAGCCAGCTGCTTCAGGCTGCTTTCGATATCCAGCCCTGGGGAGGGGCGCGGGCCGGGGCGGGAGAGGGAGCTAAGCACAGGCGGGTGAGGCGGCCCACGGCTCCCACTGACCCCCAGGGGTGAGCTCAAGCCCCCCCTTGGACCCCCCCACCACGCCTCGGCCTGTGTCACCCTAGTTCCGGGCCAGGCGGGATGGCAATCTCCCcggaaactgaggcctggcgGGGCTCCCGGCTCTacacctcccctctagactggaagctcacggtgggcagggaacgcgtctgtcgATTcccaaacagtgttctgcacacacaatgtgctcaataaacacgtctGACTGATTGTGCATCCCCCCGAGGGCCCAGTGAAACCtccagggaatggggagggatgtCTTCCTTTTGTGCCGAGTGCTGGAGCGGCTGACCCGGGCTGCTCCGGAGAAGGGAGGCCgtgggggggtggggacgggggcagggatggggcggACCTGGGGCGTAGACCTCGTCGTCGCTCTGCTTCTCGCGGATGGAGCGGTCACGCTGCTCCAGCCAGCGGGGATCCAGGAGCCCGATGCGCATGTGCTCCTGCATCTTGCTGGCGGGGATCTTCTCCCCGGTGATGGGGGACACCAGGTACTCgtccggggccggggcggggggcaggggcttGGACGCTGCGCGGAAAGGAgacgaaggggaggggaggagagagacggcGTCGGTGAGGAGGGGCTcgccggggcccggggagggactCGTCGCGCCTCAGGGGCCGCCCACCTTTGGGGTCGTAGTCTTTCCGGACGATGACCTGATCCGGCgtcgggggcaggggaggaggcatGGGGgcctcggggggaggggggatcttCTGCCCCTCGTCTTCGTCGTCCGAGCCCTGAAAGGCGAGCGGGGGCCTTGTTGGGGCGGGCAGAGGGGAGGTTGCTCCCGTCGGCCCCGGGCGCccgtcctttctttcattcatttaatcgtactcaTCAGGCGCTTATCGCGAGCAGagtcctggactaagcgcttccccGCGCCACCCCtacctcatccatgtcctgcacTTGGGTGTCCTGATCCAGCTGGGACGGCGCCTCTTCCGCCTTCTCCGGCTTCTCGTCCTCGTCGTCCgactccacctccatctccacCTCCTCGCTCTCCCCGAACTTCTCATAGCGCTCCTGGATGAGAATGCGGGCTCCCAGCTCCTCGGGGGTGGTGGGCGGGGGGAAGTTTCCTGCACGGAAGCGGGTACTCCATCGGAACGGGCGGCGGGCGGGCCgcggagccccctcccccggtGGCGGCCCGGGGGTCTCGGGAAGCGGCGGGACGAACCCGCCCGCCGGGGGGGCCAAGGGGCCTCCCGCCCTCCCATCCCACCTTGCTCGCTGGGCTGGAAGTCCACCGTCTCTACCACCACAAAATCGTGCCAGTCGATCTGGGCGTAGGCCAcccgctccttctccttctcctcttcctccttcttccgcTCACGTTCCTGGAACTTGGCCCACTCCACGCGGTAGCACACCTGCGTGCCGcatcggggggcggggaggggaggagagggatatttcctcactgtacctcgttctcgcctgtcccgccatcaacccccggcccacgtcatcccccgggcccggaatgcccccaatccctctgcccatccgccaagctagctctcttcctcccttcaaggccctactgagagctcacctcctccaggaggccttcccagactgagccccttccctcctctccccctcgtccccttctccatccccccatcttacctccttcccttccccacagcatctgtatatatgtatatatgtttgtacatatttattactctatttatttaacttgtacatatctattctatttattttaatttgttagtattttggttttgttctctgtctcccccttttagactgtgagcccactgttgggcagggactgtctctatgtgttgccaatttgtacttcccaagcgcttagtccagtgctctgcacacagtaagcgctcaataaatacaattgaggatgatgatgatttccaggcGGCTGTGAGAGGGACGAGGTGGAAGgggaccaccctgcttcccaaggCAGGGCACCTAGGCCACCCACTGGATGGATGCCCAGCTCGGCTAAGCCGCTGATCCCGGGGACTCCCCACCTCGGCGTGGAGCCTGGCCCGACCCCGTTCGACGTCACAAGTTCCTTGGATCGGGCGAGATGGCCTATCGGGCCATGGCCTGGACAGAATCCGGACCCTTGGGTGAGGCCCCCGGGGATGCCACTTTCCGGACGCCTGCCATCTCccggcctccccgcccccctcacaGCTTGAGGCTCACCTGATCCAGGACCTCCCGGGGGTTCTCGGCCTCCCTCTTCAGCTTGACAAAGAGGCCCTTGGGGGGGATGAGGATCTGCAAGACAAAGGGGTCTGGATGAGATCCGGTGGCGGGGAGGCACGTGGGCCACCTTCGGAGGGGGGGATCTAGCCTCTCCCGACCCGTCTCCCCTTCTGCGAGAACGCCGGGGTGGGGAGGACCTAAAATCCCTTTCCCTCCGGCCCAAGGTCGGAGAGGGAAAAATCCACCCGGGGCCAAGAAAAACAAGGCCAGCCGGTCCCCTCGGGGGACGacgggtggggagagaagagtcaGGACGGTGTGCCCGAGCTCGCTAGGGAGGGGTCGGGGAAGAGGCGTCtttctccgccccccgccccccgatgcCAGCCGCGCCCGGCTACCTTGGTGTACTGCTCCACCAGCTTGGTGAAGTAGTTGAAGAGGCTGTGCTGGGGGCGGAGGAAGTCGAACTGGTAGTTGCGCTGCTCCTTCTGCATCAGCTGGGTCAGGAACTGACGCCCGTTGCGGGCCACGAACTGCGCGGTCAGCTTGACCACGTCCAGGTCGAAGGCCGAGATGGAGGGCGGGTCGGCGATGAACTCGAACTCGGTGGGGGGCTCTTTGGGGACCacggcctcctgggtgacctgggcCTGGACCTAAGGCACGGGCGGGGAGATGGAAACGGTGACCAGGTCGGGGCAGCCGGGCGGCCCCGGGGAGCGACGCTAGCCGAGAGAGAGGGGAACGGGAACCGAAGGCAAGGAGGGGGAAATCCGCCGGTAGCCCCGCGGCCGGGGCGGGGGACCCACCTTCTGCGGGAGCTGCTGCTGAGCGGCCTGCGTCtgcgcctgctgctgctgctgctgctgcatgaccttggggatgGCGGCGGAGGGCTCCTGGGCCTTGCCCTCCTTGAACTCGCCCACCTTGTGCCGGTAGTAGGCATGGTAGGGGTCATTGGGGTTCAGGAAATTGAACTTGGGGTTGTTGATCTCGTTCTGACGGATCCGCGCCTCGAACTCCGGGCCGTTTCTGGACCGGGAGGAAAGCGGGGGGGGCGACGGGTGAGCCCCGAGCCTCCGCCCCCTCCGCTGAAGACTCTCACAGCCGGGGGATGCACGATCggtgtacgtatttactattctatttacagcCGGGGGATGCACGATCGGTGTAcattttttactattctatttattttgttcacgatgtgcctttagctttaattctagttgttctgacaattttgacacctgtctacatgttttgttttgttgtctgtctcccccttctagactgtgagcccgttgttgggtagggaccgtctctatctgttgccaacttgtacttcccaagcgcttagtccagtgctctgcacacagtaagcgctcaataaatacgactgaatggatgaatgaatttccaagaagATCTGAGTTGgggatttctatttcttctgctcACAGTCTGACCTCGGGGTGGGGGTGCCCAGCCGGGGAGGATCGGGTATTTTGGGGGCGAACACTTCCGAGACGGGGACCGTCCACCCGGAGCCCCGGGGATTAGGAATCGTGGGTTCCATCCCCGGCCCCACCCACGATTTACTTAACTATGCAAACATTTCTACCTGTAATTTGGGGCCGGCAAAGCCCACCGGAATTTTCCATTTGGGAAACACAAATTAACGCGAGTGAAAGTCCGCGACAGAAACTCACGGACCAACCCGATTCTGAAACGGGGAAAGTCACGAACCAGAGTCAAGGATGCGTCCTGggtgtgggcagagggaggtagcggggcctagtggaaagtatatGGAGTCAGGAGACTCGGGTTCAAATCCAACGTCTGgccctccctgctgtgtgatctcaggcacgTCGCTCTACCTCTCTGGGGCCTGGCTCCCTccagaatggggattaggcccCGCTCTTTGAAATGGGCCTGAGGGTGTCTGATTGGATGACCTTCTAATCTAGTACAGCGCTGAGGACACGTAATATGCTCTTAAAACCCGCACGCCAATTGTTTGACTGCCGTGCGTCACCTGGCTACGAAGCTGGCGGTCTTATCGACGATGTTCCTGACCTCGGGAGGAGGATAAATGATTCCCACCACGGGCTTGGAAGGCGTGGATTCCTCCTTGGCGGCTTCTTCTTCCGTGGGCTAGAAGGACAAGcaagagggggctgagggggctcGGGGCGCTTCTCCTGGCCAGAAACGAGCTGAGGGAGAGGGCAACATCAGCTGCCTCCTGCCGAATCGGCGGCCGCCCCGTGACCCCGGCAACGGGCCGCTGCCGACCGCCGGTCCTGGAATGTCGGATGGGAGCGTTTTGCTCGACCACGGGGCACCACCCGTTGGGTGAGGGCACGGTAGGGCCGGGCAAGAGATCCGGGGGAGCACCCCCAAACCCCAAATAACTGCCTCGCGGGACTTGTTGGTGGCCATCGGAGGGCTGGACCAGCAAATGCGGATGGCTCAAGGCGGCCCAGCGCCACGACGGAGGAACCATTCAGCAGCTccggtccccacagcacttatgtccctatccttACTCTTCCTCCACCTGTAGCGTCAGTCggaagactggaagctcgctgtgggcaaggatcgggCCTACCCGCTCTATTAcaccgtcccaagcgctcagtatggtgctctgcgcagagtaagcgctcaatagataccgctGATTCACGTCCTGCTGACAGTGGGCttaccttcaaaaaaaaaaaaaaacccagcctccctcataggtgaatttcactatcaGCAGTAGcgactgtatttgttaatcacttaccgggtgcagaacactataattaGCACTGAGAGAAAATACAGCGCTGGgaattgggcacggtccctgcggCTGGGGAGGGGTGACAAATGACGTTTCCAAGTGCAAAGGTCAGCTCTTCCCAGTTCATACACTCCCATGTCTGTAAgctacctgagggcagggactgcacctACCAGCTCTAccgtattgtattcattcagtcgtatttattgagcgcttactgtgtgcagagcaccgtactaagcgcttatgtactTAAAACAGCAGCAGGGCCTATTAGAAAAAGCAtgcacctgggagttagaggatctgggttctagtcccggctttgccactctcctgctgtgtgaccctgggcaagtcacttacttttctgggcctccgtcccctcgtctgcaaactgggaattttttttagttgattacgtggcaggcactgtactaagcactggggtagatacaagctaattaggttggacacagtcccagtcccatacggggcttgcagtctcaatccccgttttccagatgagggaactgaggcacagggaagcgaagtgacttgcccaaggtcacccagcagacaagtagtggagctgggattagaacccaggtccttctgactctcaggtccggctTCTAGCCTAGGCTACGCCACTTCTTcctcctgcatagactgtgagctccatgtgggatcgatctcgtatctaccccggacctcagtacagtgcttgaaacacagtaagtgcttaacaactaccacgatTATCATGTCTACACATATAAGGGGAATATGTGGTCTTTGTAATAAGCAGCGTGACttcgtggaaatcaatcaatcaatcaatcgtatttattgagcgcttactatgtgcagagcactgtactaagcgcttgggaagtacaaattggcaacatagagagacggtccctacccaacagtgggctcacagtctaaaagggggagacagagaacaaaaccaaacatactaacaaagtaaaataaatagaataggtatgtacaggtaaaataaataaatagagtaataaatatgtacaaacatatatacatatatacaggtgctgtggggaagggaaggaggtaagatgggggggatggagagggggacgagggggagaggaaggaaggggctcagtgtgggaaggcctcttggagcccgggctttgtttctaatcccagctccaccatttgtcagctgtgtgactttgggtaagtcacatcacttctctgggcctcagttccctcagctgtcaaatggggattaagaccgtgagccacacgtgggacaatctgatcccagtgcttagaacagtgcttggaacagagtaaagcgcttaacaaataccatcattattattactattatcacataAGGCATGTGCAGTCTAATACAaatatccctaattttcccttGAGTAACCACACCGTGATAGTCAACTGGGTGAGTTTCCTCAATCCTCTCTGGGCCCTACGGCTACTTTCTAGTCGCACCCGTTCCTGGGAGACGGGAGGATGCTGAACA
This region includes:
- the SF3A1 gene encoding splicing factor 3A subunit 1; translation: MPAGPVQAVPPPPPVPTEPKQPTEEEAAKEESTPSKPVVGIIYPPPEVRNIVDKTASFVARNGPEFEARIRQNEINNPKFNFLNPNDPYHAYYRHKVGEFKEGKAQEPSAAIPKVMQQQQQQQAQTQAAQQQLPQKVQAQVTQEAVVPKEPPTEFEFIADPPSISAFDLDVVKLTAQFVARNGRQFLTQLMQKEQRNYQFDFLRPQHSLFNYFTKLVEQYTKILIPPKGLFVKLKREAENPREVLDQVCYRVEWAKFQERERKKEEEEKEKERVAYAQIDWHDFVVVETVDFQPSEQGNFPPPTTPEELGARILIQERYEKFGESEEVEMEVESDDEDEKPEKAEEAPSQLDQDTQVQDMDEGSDDEDEGQKIPPPPEAPMPPPLPPTPDQVIVRKDYDPKASKPLPPAPAPDEYLVSPITGEKIPASKMQEHMRIGLLDPRWLEQRDRSIREKQSDDEVYAPGLDIESSLKQLAERRTDIFGVEETAIGKKIGEEEIQKPEEKVTWDGHSGSMARTQQAAQANITLQEQIEAIHKAKGLVPEDDSKEKIGPSKPNEIPQPPPPSSAPNIPTSAPPITSVPRPPAMPPPVRATVVSAVPVMPRPPMASVVRLPPGSVIAPMPPIIHAPRINVVPMPPSAPPIMAPRPPPMIVPTAFVPAPPVAPVPAPAPMAPVHPPPPLEDEPASKKLKTEDSLMPEEEFLRRNKGPVTIKVQVPNMQDKTEWKLNGQALVFTLPLPDQVSVIKVKIHEATGMPAGKQKLQYEGIFIKDSNSLAYYNMANGAVIHLALKERGGRKK